One region of Rhodospirillales bacterium genomic DNA includes:
- the carB gene encoding carbamoyl-phosphate synthase large subunit, whose amino-acid sequence MPKRTDIKSILIIGAGPIVIGQACEFDYSGAQACKALKEEGYRVILVNSNPATIMTDPDLADATYIEPITPEIVEKIIAKERPDALLPTMGGQTGLNTALTLASRGVLDKYNVEMIGARKESIDKAEDRELFRLAMEKIGLECAHAHLAHNMEEAREGLEIIGLPAIIRPSFTLGGTGGGIAYNRDEFFEIVAGGIDASPTNEVLIEESILGWKEFEMEVVRDKNDNCIIICSIENVDPMGIHTGDSITVAPALTLTDKEYQIMRNASIAVLREIGVDTGGSNVQFAVDPKTGRLIIIEMNPRVSRSSALASKATGFPIAKVAAKLAVGYTLDELDNDITGVTPASFEPTIDYVVTKIPRFTFEKFSGTPNTLSTAMKSVGEVMAIGRTFEESFQKALRGLETGLTGINELAIPGADGADRDAAIRKALATPTHDRILTIAQAFREGLSVEEINLACHYDPWFLERIKGLIDDEKDIRKNGLPKRASPLQRLKSRGFSDARLGELSDMTEAEVARRRGRLRVHPVFKRIDTCAAEFPSLTPYMYSTYEGSGIVPGADESDVSDRDKVMILGGGPNRIGQGIEFDYCCVHAAYAMKDAGLESIMVNCNPETVSTDYDTSDRLYFEPLTEEDVLEIIRTEMASGNFLGVIVQFGGQTPLKLAKALEAAGVPILGTSQNAIDIAEDRDRFKQLLRRLKLRQPENGIATSTQGATRIAARIGYPVLLRPSYVLGGRAMEIIHNPMDLERYMTFAVQASGENPVLVDRYLQDAIEVDVDALADGKDVIITGIMEHIEEAGVHSGDSACSLPPRSLSKKVIKDISTQTEKLARALKVVGLMNIQFAVKNGDVYILEVNPRASRTVPFVAKATGIPIAKIAARIMTGEKLSTFKLKSFLADGKQPKHVAIKEAVFPFARFPGVDIILGPEMKSTGEAMGIDADFDRAFAKSQLGGGTRVPVSGTAFISVKERDKAAMVEPGQQLIALGFKLIATRGTAEVLRDAGLECAIVNKVLEGRPHIVDAMKNGEIQLVFNTTEGAEAIRDSFDLRRNALTHKIPYYTTVAGALAATLGIAALKAGDLEVRPLQSYFPDSL is encoded by the coding sequence ATGCCCAAACGCACGGACATAAAGAGCATCTTGATCATTGGCGCCGGGCCGATTGTGATTGGCCAAGCGTGCGAGTTTGATTATTCAGGCGCTCAGGCGTGTAAGGCCCTGAAGGAAGAGGGTTACCGCGTTATTCTGGTCAATTCCAATCCGGCCACCATCATGACAGACCCCGATCTGGCCGATGCCACCTATATTGAGCCCATCACGCCGGAAATCGTCGAAAAGATCATCGCCAAGGAACGCCCCGATGCCCTGTTGCCCACCATGGGCGGGCAAACCGGGTTGAACACGGCCCTGACGCTGGCATCGCGTGGGGTGTTGGACAAATACAATGTGGAAATGATCGGTGCGCGCAAGGAAAGCATCGATAAAGCCGAAGACCGCGAACTGTTCCGCCTGGCCATGGAAAAAATTGGGCTGGAATGTGCCCACGCGCATCTTGCCCATAACATGGAAGAAGCCCGCGAAGGGCTGGAGATCATCGGCCTGCCCGCCATCATCCGGCCTTCCTTTACCCTTGGCGGCACCGGCGGGGGCATCGCCTATAACCGCGATGAATTTTTTGAAATTGTCGCCGGCGGCATCGATGCATCCCCCACCAACGAAGTGTTGATCGAAGAATCAATCCTTGGCTGGAAAGAATTTGAGATGGAGGTGGTCCGGGACAAAAATGATAACTGCATCATCATCTGTTCCATCGAAAATGTAGACCCCATGGGCATCCATACCGGTGATTCCATCACCGTTGCACCGGCGCTGACATTGACCGACAAGGAATATCAGATCATGCGCAACGCATCCATCGCGGTGCTGCGTGAAATTGGCGTTGATACCGGGGGCTCCAACGTCCAGTTTGCCGTTGATCCCAAAACCGGGCGGTTGATCATCATTGAGATGAACCCGCGCGTTTCCAGATCATCGGCGCTGGCATCCAAGGCCACGGGCTTTCCCATTGCCAAGGTCGCGGCCAAATTGGCGGTGGGCTATACCCTCGATGAACTGGACAACGACATTACCGGCGTCACCCCGGCATCGTTTGAACCCACCATTGATTATGTGGTCACCAAAATCCCGCGCTTTACGTTTGAAAAGTTTTCCGGCACGCCCAACACCCTGTCCACAGCCATGAAATCCGTGGGCGAGGTCATGGCCATTGGCAGAACCTTTGAGGAATCCTTTCAAAAGGCACTGCGCGGTCTTGAAACCGGGCTGACGGGCATTAACGAGCTGGCCATTCCCGGTGCCGATGGCGCAGACCGGGACGCCGCCATCCGCAAGGCATTGGCCACCCCCACCCATGACCGAATTCTGACCATTGCTCAGGCTTTCCGCGAAGGGTTGAGCGTCGAAGAGATCAATCTGGCCTGCCATTACGATCCGTGGTTTCTGGAACGCATCAAGGGATTGATCGACGACGAAAAAGACATCCGCAAAAACGGCCTGCCCAAACGCGCAAGCCCCCTGCAACGGCTTAAATCCCGGGGCTTTTCCGATGCCCGTCTGGGAGAACTTTCAGACATGACTGAGGCCGAGGTTGCGCGTCGCCGTGGGCGGCTTCGGGTGCATCCGGTTTTCAAACGCATTGATACCTGCGCCGCAGAATTTCCATCGCTCACCCCCTATATGTATTCCACCTATGAAGGGTCCGGGATCGTGCCGGGGGCGGATGAATCGGATGTGTCGGACCGCGACAAGGTGATGATTTTAGGCGGTGGCCCCAACCGCATAGGACAAGGCATCGAATTTGATTACTGCTGCGTCCATGCAGCCTATGCCATGAAAGATGCCGGGCTGGAATCGATCATGGTCAACTGTAATCCGGAAACCGTTTCGACCGATTACGACACATCGGACAGATTGTATTTCGAACCCCTGACCGAAGAAGATGTTCTGGAAATTATCCGCACTGAAATGGCCTCAGGCAATTTCTTGGGCGTCATCGTTCAGTTTGGGGGGCAAACACCCCTGAAGCTCGCGAAGGCGCTGGAAGCCGCCGGCGTGCCCATTTTAGGGACATCACAAAATGCCATCGACATTGCCGAAGACCGCGACCGTTTCAAACAATTGTTGCGCCGTTTAAAACTGCGCCAGCCCGAAAATGGCATCGCCACATCCACCCAGGGTGCCACCCGGATTGCAGCCCGGATCGGCTACCCCGTTTTGTTACGCCCATCCTATGTTTTAGGCGGGCGCGCCATGGAAATCATCCATAATCCAATGGACCTTGAACGCTATATGACCTTTGCGGTTCAGGCGTCGGGGGAAAACCCGGTTTTGGTGGATCGCTATCTTCAAGATGCCATCGAAGTTGATGTCGATGCCTTGGCCGATGGCAAAGATGTGATCATTACCGGCATTATGGAACATATCGAAGAAGCCGGCGTTCATTCCGGTGATTCCGCCTGCTCCCTGCCGCCCCGGTCCCTTTCAAAAAAGGTGATCAAGGATATTTCCACCCAGACCGAAAAGCTGGCCCGCGCGCTCAAGGTGGTTGGGCTGATGAATATCCAGTTCGCGGTCAAAAATGGCGATGTTTATATTCTGGAAGTGAACCCCAGAGCATCACGCACGGTGCCCTTCGTTGCCAAAGCCACCGGCATCCCCATTGCCAAGATCGCAGCCCGGATCATGACCGGGGAAAAACTTTCCACCTTCAAGCTCAAGTCCTTTCTGGCCGATGGCAAACAACCCAAACATGTTGCCATCAAAGAAGCTGTCTTTCCCTTTGCCCGGTTCCCAGGCGTCGACATTATTTTAGGCCCGGAGATGAAATCCACGGGTGAGGCCATGGGGATTGATGCAGATTTTGACCGGGCCTTTGCCAAATCACAATTAGGCGGCGGCACACGAGTGCCCGTTTCCGGCACGGCCTTTATTTCTGTGAAAGAACGCGACAAAGCAGCCATGGTAGAGCCCGGCCAACAATTAATTGCCCTTGGCTTCAAACTGATCGCTACCCGTGGCACGGCTGAAGTTTTACGCGACGCGGGCCTTGAATGTGCCATCGTCAACAAGGTTTTAGAAGGCCGGCCCCATATTGTCGATGCCATGAAAAATGGCGAAATTCAGCTGGTTTTCAACACCACCGAGGGTGCTGAAGCCATCCGCGACAGCTTTGATCTTCGTCGTAATGCGCTTACACACAAAATACCGTATTATACCACCGTTGCCGGTGCATTGGCGGCAACTCTGGGAATAGCGGCACTGAAAGCAGGAGACCTTGAAGTCAGACCCCTGCAGTCCTATTTTCCAGATAGCCTTTAA
- the carA gene encoding glutamine-hydrolyzing carbamoyl-phosphate synthase small subunit yields the protein MAQATSTPSNRRIARKGAVVSASSKTIKANINRALKTRAPDDNAALVLADGTTFWGRGFGAAGQTVAEVCFNTSITGYQEILTDPSYAGQIITFTFPHIGNVGTNAEDIETTTPAARAMIVRADITEPSSWRSSQPLQAWLAKNKMPGISGIDTRALAARIRDCGAPNGALQYAPKGKIDIEALARKAANWPGLEGMDLAKEVTCKKSYSWTETAWDLEAGYAKQTKPKHHVVAIDFGAKHNILRCLATLGCKVTVVPANTPAKKILALKPDGIFLSNGPGDPAATGTYAVPIIQDILKSSVPVFGICLGHQLLARALGATTTKMAIGHRGANHPVQDLKTKRVEITSQNHGFKVDLESLPKGVEATHISLFDQSLEGLKVRGKPVFSVQYHPEASPGPEDSHHLFDRFVKLMGKN from the coding sequence ATGGCGCAAGCCACTTCGACGCCCTCTAATCGGCGCATTGCGCGCAAGGGGGCCGTGGTTTCTGCTTCTTCTAAAACCATCAAAGCCAATATCAACAGGGCCCTGAAAACCCGGGCACCAGACGATAACGCTGCGCTGGTTCTGGCCGATGGCACCACGTTTTGGGGCCGGGGCTTTGGGGCTGCGGGTCAGACCGTAGCTGAGGTGTGTTTCAACACTTCTATCACCGGCTATCAGGAAATCCTGACCGACCCATCCTATGCGGGACAAATCATCACCTTCACCTTTCCCCATATTGGCAATGTCGGCACCAACGCAGAAGACATCGAAACCACCACACCGGCGGCGCGCGCCATGATTGTCCGCGCAGACATCACAGAACCTTCCAGCTGGCGGTCAAGCCAGCCCCTGCAAGCCTGGCTGGCAAAGAACAAGATGCCGGGCATTTCAGGCATTGATACCCGCGCTTTGGCTGCCCGCATCCGCGATTGCGGGGCCCCCAATGGTGCGTTGCAATATGCCCCAAAAGGCAAGATCGACATCGAAGCGCTGGCGCGTAAAGCAGCCAATTGGCCCGGCCTTGAAGGCATGGATCTGGCAAAAGAGGTCACGTGTAAAAAATCCTATAGCTGGACCGAGACCGCCTGGGATCTTGAGGCAGGATATGCCAAACAGACAAAGCCAAAACACCACGTGGTGGCCATTGATTTCGGAGCCAAGCACAACATCCTGCGCTGTCTGGCCACCCTTGGCTGCAAGGTCACCGTGGTTCCGGCAAACACGCCCGCCAAAAAAATTCTGGCACTTAAACCCGATGGCATTTTCCTGTCCAATGGCCCGGGCGATCCTGCGGCCACGGGGACATACGCCGTGCCCATCATCCAAGACATTTTGAAATCATCCGTGCCGGTCTTTGGTATTTGCCTTGGCCATCAATTATTGGCCCGGGCCCTGGGTGCCACCACCACCAAAATGGCCATTGGCCACCGGGGTGCCAACCATCCGGTGCAGGATTTAAAGACCAAACGGGTTGAGATTACATCCCAAAACCATGGATTCAAGGTGGATCTGGAAAGCCTGCCCAAAGGGGTTGAGGCCACCCATATATCGCTGTTCGATCAATCTTTGGAAGGGCTGAAAGTTCGGGGCAAACCGGTTTTCTCCGTCCAATACCACCCCGAAGCCAGCCCCGGCCCCGAAGACAGCCACCACCTGTTCGACCGCTTCGTCAAATTGATGGGAAAGAACTAA
- a CDS encoding GatB/YqeY domain-containing protein, with amino-acid sequence MLRQTINEALKTAMKAKEKRTISTLRLIMAALKDRDIAARGAGGNDTGIEEDAILEMLQKMIKQRHDSIEQYTKGNRPDLVTQESEEIDIINRFLPTQMGADEMAAALDEVISGLGASSIKDMGKVMAALKEKFAGRMDFGKASGLVKARLSAG; translated from the coding sequence ATGCTGCGCCAAACCATCAACGAGGCGTTGAAGACGGCCATGAAAGCAAAAGAGAAGCGGACAATTTCGACGCTTCGGCTGATTATGGCGGCCCTCAAGGATCGTGATATTGCTGCCCGCGGTGCTGGCGGAAATGATACTGGCATCGAAGAAGATGCCATTTTGGAAATGCTGCAAAAAATGATCAAGCAGCGCCACGATTCCATTGAACAATATACAAAGGGCAATCGCCCGGATCTGGTGACCCAGGAAAGCGAAGAAATTGATATCATCAATCGCTTCCTGCCCACGCAAATGGGCGCGGATGAAATGGCCGCCGCCCTTGACGAAGTGATTTCAGGGCTGGGCGCATCGTCGATCAAAGACATGGGCAAGGTCATGGCTGCTTTGAAAGAAAAGTTTGCGGGCCGCATGGATTTTGGCAAGGCCTCAGGGCTTGTTAAAGCCCGGTTGAGCGCAGGCTAA
- a CDS encoding DNA primase, producing MSFTPRFLDEIRARIGLAERISRKVKLVKRGREYSGLCPFHNEKSPSFTVNEDKGFYHCFGCGAHGDVIGFVMHTDNLSFPEAVERLADDAGIEVPVTSPEERQRAEVAVSLYSVTEKACAWFESELRGPRGGAARKYLLERGLDGETVARFRIGFAPDSRDALKTALVGSGVTESLLVTSGLLIQPDEGRSSYDRFRGRVIFPIFDRRGRPVAFGGRILGDGTPKYLNSPETPLFQKGNLLYGWSHALKGARETGNLAVTEGYMDVIALIRAGIPAMAPLGTALTEAQIVSLWRVVDEPVLCFDGDAAGQRASLRAAERALPLLKPGSSFRFVTLPPGEDPDSLVKSRGGRGIEALMETAKPLAEVIWGMETMGKPIDTPERRALVEKNLMARARSIEDQQVQEYYVQHFRKQLRDAFSDFTPVKGARRPNMNASRLSRLASDPLIGTEEGRAEARERVLVATVLNHPALLGEVAEDFISVDIGSHELDSLRQAILDVAATEDNQGADDLDAAKLARGLSDRGFGRVVDGLGGQARVLDWFARPSAAVEDALKGFQKALELHRHFSIGRTELTVCESAFAENPTEENWLRLQNLKKSMESNLIETEGDEDFGPASGRNATRTGTQSTPSAKITSEDG from the coding sequence ATGAGCTTTACGCCGCGTTTCCTTGATGAAATCCGCGCCCGGATTGGGCTTGCGGAGCGAATTTCGCGCAAGGTAAAGCTGGTGAAGCGAGGCCGTGAATATTCAGGCCTTTGTCCGTTTCATAATGAAAAATCACCGTCTTTCACCGTCAACGAAGACAAGGGCTTTTATCATTGCTTTGGCTGTGGTGCCCATGGCGATGTGATCGGGTTCGTCATGCACACGGATAATTTATCCTTCCCCGAAGCGGTGGAACGATTGGCCGATGATGCGGGAATAGAAGTCCCCGTCACCAGCCCCGAAGAACGCCAACGCGCCGAAGTGGCTGTGTCGCTTTACAGCGTGACTGAAAAGGCCTGTGCCTGGTTCGAAAGTGAATTGAGAGGCCCCCGTGGCGGGGCTGCGCGCAAGTACCTGCTAGAACGTGGCCTGGATGGGGAAACCGTTGCCAGATTCCGCATTGGCTTTGCCCCCGATTCCAGAGATGCGTTAAAGACGGCCCTAGTGGGCAGTGGCGTCACGGAATCGCTTTTGGTGACATCCGGTCTTTTGATCCAGCCCGATGAAGGGCGTTCCAGTTATGATCGTTTCCGGGGCCGGGTGATTTTTCCCATCTTTGACCGGCGCGGGCGTCCGGTGGCATTTGGGGGGCGTATTTTAGGCGATGGGACCCCTAAATATCTGAATTCTCCTGAAACGCCCCTGTTCCAGAAAGGCAACCTTCTCTATGGCTGGTCCCATGCGCTAAAGGGTGCCCGGGAAACCGGAAATCTGGCCGTAACGGAAGGCTATATGGATGTTATTGCGCTGATCCGCGCAGGCATTCCTGCCATGGCACCCCTTGGCACGGCGCTCACGGAAGCACAGATTGTGTCGCTGTGGCGGGTGGTTGATGAACCGGTGTTGTGTTTCGATGGGGATGCGGCGGGCCAAAGGGCCAGCTTGCGCGCCGCCGAACGGGCGCTGCCCCTGTTAAAGCCTGGATCAAGTTTCCGTTTTGTCACCCTGCCCCCAGGCGAAGACCCAGACAGTCTGGTCAAAAGCCGTGGGGGTCGCGGCATTGAAGCCCTGATGGAAACGGCCAAGCCTTTGGCTGAGGTGATCTGGGGCATGGAAACAATGGGCAAACCCATCGACACGCCGGAACGCCGGGCCTTGGTGGAAAAAAATCTGATGGCCCGTGCCCGGTCCATCGAAGACCAACAGGTGCAGGAATACTATGTGCAACATTTCCGCAAACAGTTGCGCGATGCGTTTTCTGATTTTACCCCGGTCAAGGGGGCGCGCCGGCCCAACATGAATGCGTCTCGTCTGTCCCGACTGGCCAGCGATCCTTTGATCGGTACTGAAGAAGGCCGGGCCGAGGCACGGGAACGGGTTTTGGTGGCAACGGTGTTGAACCATCCAGCGCTGCTGGGTGAGGTTGCGGAAGACTTCATCAGTGTGGATATCGGCAGCCATGAGCTGGATAGCCTGCGCCAGGCCATCTTGGATGTCGCGGCCACAGAAGATAATCAGGGTGCAGACGATCTGGATGCGGCCAAGCTGGCGCGGGGCTTGAGTGATCGCGGATTTGGTCGCGTTGTTGATGGATTGGGTGGCCAGGCACGGGTGCTGGATTGGTTCGCTCGCCCCAGTGCGGCCGTGGAAGATGCGTTGAAGGGATTTCAGAAAGCCCTCGAATTGCATCGCCATTTCAGCATTGGGCGGACTGAATTGACGGTTTGTGAGTCCGCTTTTGCGGAAAACCCCACCGAAGAAAACTGGCTGCGGCTGCAAAATCTCAAGAAAAGTATGGAATCTAACCTGATCGAAACCGAAGGGGACGAAGATTTTGGTCCTGCATCGGGGCGAAATGCGACCAGAACCGGGACCCAAAGCACCCCTTCGGCAAAAATTACGAGTGAAGATGGTTAA
- the rpoD gene encoding RNA polymerase sigma factor RpoD, giving the protein MATKLQQKSKSKAKPKPVLKAKPKPALKAKPAPKAKSKPALKAKPEPKVKAKVKATATAKPAPKAKSKAALKTKPKAKAKVKADQKSAPKKKSEVVEESSEENATEGPVIDALGATIKKILAKGKERGFVTCDELNEALPQDQFTSEQIEDLMAQLNEMGVSVVENEETEDGSSPAAAGSPDAGKAPATKTTTRSDDEYGRTDDPVRMYLREMGSVELLSREGEIEIAKRIEAGREEMIGGICESPLTLAALTEWRDALKSEDLLLRDIIDLDATYGGGPGQTAQNQNNPNNPNNPNHPNHPNNPNNQKNGAAQPNGAAQPNGAAAPGAAANKDDDDEEDDAEVNLSLAVMEERLKPKVLKNLDDIAKTFKRLKTHQDKRMEIVRKGQSLPPAIEKRYEKLTRELIDLMEGVHLNNGRIEQLMDELYGLNRRMVGLEGRLLRLALKQKISRESFLEKYSGAEVDPNWLRRVSKLKEKGWKAFAEKHKDEIKEIRGDIVVITERSMLDVDEFKRIVHRVQRGEREAARAKKEMVEANLRLVISIAKKYTNRGLQFLDLIQEGNIGLMKAVDKFEYRRGYKFSTYATWWIRQAITRSIADQARTIRIPVHMIETINKLVRTSRQMLHEFGREATPEELAERLGMPLEKVRKVLKIAKEPISLETPIGDEEDSHLGDFIEDKNAILPVEAAIQSNLRETTTRVLASLTPREERVLRMRFGIGMNTDHTLEEVGQQFSVTRERIRQIEAKALRKLKHPSRSRLLRSFLDT; this is encoded by the coding sequence ATGGCGACTAAATTACAGCAAAAGTCCAAATCCAAGGCCAAGCCAAAGCCTGTGCTGAAGGCAAAACCAAAGCCTGCATTGAAGGCCAAGCCAGCACCCAAGGCAAAATCAAAGCCCGCGCTGAAGGCAAAACCAGAGCCAAAGGTAAAAGCCAAGGTAAAGGCAACGGCAACGGCCAAACCAGCACCCAAAGCGAAATCAAAAGCTGCGCTGAAAACGAAGCCAAAAGCCAAGGCCAAAGTAAAGGCAGACCAGAAGTCGGCCCCGAAGAAAAAATCTGAAGTAGTAGAAGAATCGTCAGAAGAGAATGCTACAGAAGGTCCCGTCATTGATGCCCTTGGCGCGACCATCAAGAAAATTCTGGCCAAGGGAAAAGAACGCGGTTTTGTCACCTGTGATGAACTGAACGAAGCCCTGCCCCAAGACCAGTTTACGTCTGAACAAATTGAAGACCTGATGGCGCAGCTCAATGAAATGGGCGTGAGCGTTGTAGAGAACGAAGAGACCGAAGATGGTTCTTCCCCTGCAGCTGCCGGAAGCCCCGATGCAGGAAAGGCACCTGCGACAAAAACCACGACGCGATCCGATGACGAATATGGCCGCACCGATGATCCTGTTCGCATGTATCTGCGCGAAATGGGCTCTGTTGAGCTTCTGTCGCGTGAAGGCGAAATTGAAATTGCCAAGCGTATAGAGGCCGGCCGTGAAGAAATGATTGGCGGCATCTGTGAAAGCCCGCTGACCCTTGCTGCACTGACCGAATGGCGCGACGCGTTAAAGAGCGAAGACCTTTTGCTGCGCGACATCATTGATCTTGATGCCACCTATGGCGGCGGACCCGGCCAAACCGCACAGAATCAGAACAACCCGAACAATCCGAATAACCCGAACCATCCGAACCATCCGAACAATCCGAACAACCAGAAGAATGGCGCGGCACAGCCCAATGGCGCGGCCCAGCCAAACGGCGCGGCGGCCCCTGGTGCTGCAGCCAATAAAGACGATGACGACGAAGAAGATGATGCCGAAGTAAACCTTTCGCTTGCCGTCATGGAAGAGCGGCTTAAGCCAAAGGTTCTGAAAAATCTGGATGATATTGCCAAGACCTTTAAACGGCTGAAAACCCATCAAGATAAAAGGATGGAAATCGTCCGCAAGGGTCAATCTCTGCCCCCTGCCATCGAAAAACGTTATGAAAAGCTGACCCGCGAACTGATCGACCTGATGGAAGGTGTCCATCTTAACAATGGTCGCATTGAACAGTTGATGGATGAATTGTATGGCCTAAACCGCCGTATGGTGGGGCTGGAAGGTCGCCTTTTGCGTCTGGCGCTTAAGCAGAAGATCAGCCGGGAAAGCTTTTTGGAAAAATATTCAGGCGCTGAAGTCGATCCCAACTGGCTGCGCCGGGTATCCAAGCTCAAGGAAAAGGGCTGGAAGGCATTTGCCGAAAAGCACAAAGATGAGATCAAGGAAATCCGTGGCGATATCGTGGTGATCACCGAGCGTTCCATGCTGGATGTTGATGAGTTCAAGCGCATCGTCCACCGGGTCCAGCGTGGCGAGCGTGAAGCGGCGCGCGCCAAGAAGGAAATGGTCGAAGCCAACCTGCGGCTGGTTATTTCCATCGCCAAAAAATATACCAATCGTGGCCTGCAATTCCTGGATCTGATTCAGGAAGGCAACATTGGCCTGATGAAGGCGGTGGATAAATTTGAATATCGCCGGGGTTATAAATTCTCCACCTATGCGACGTGGTGGATCAGGCAGGCCATTACCCGTTCCATTGCCGATCAGGCCCGGACCATTCGTATCCCTGTCCACATGATTGAGACCATCAACAAGCTGGTTCGGACCTCGCGCCAGATGCTCCATGAATTTGGTCGTGAAGCAACGCCGGAAGAATTGGCAGAACGTCTTGGCATGCCTTTGGAAAAAGTGCGTAAGGTTCTGAAAATTGCCAAGGAACCCATCAGTCTGGAAACCCCCATTGGCGATGAAGAAGACAGCCATCTTGGCGACTTTATCGAAGATAAAAATGCCATCCTTCCCGTAGAAGCGGCGATCCAGTCCAATCTCAGGGAAACCACCACCCGGGTTTTGGCATCCTTGACGCCGCGCGAAGAACGCGTGCTGCGGATGCGCTTTGGCATCGGCATGAACACAGATCATACGTTGGAAGAAGTGGGCCAGCAGTTCTCGGTTACTCGTGAACGTATCCGCCAGATCGAAGCCAAGGCATTGCGCAAATTGAAACACCCCTCGCGCTCACGGCTTTTGCGGTCCTTCCTGGATACCTAA